From the Lathyrus oleraceus cultivar Zhongwan6 chromosome 3, CAAS_Psat_ZW6_1.0, whole genome shotgun sequence genome, the window TTTCTTTTCTAGCTTATGAACATGGCGCCAAGCGTGCACAATCTTCTCTTTGAGCGCTTTGCAATCTTCACATTCCTTAAAGAACAAACCCTCCAAGTGAATATTCTTTAGCTTATCTCTCATTGGATAACCGAGTTGACGCCGAGCTAGGATTGGGTTGTAACTAGTTCCTCCTTTTGTACCAAGGAGAGGTACATTAGAAAATCCTCCACAACTATCAATGATACTAACTCCATCGTAGTCACGACTATACCAAACAATATCTGAATGTGTGAGCGACATAATCTTATGTGACCACAAAAGACCATCCTTAAGATCCCCAAAAGCATGAGACCtaggcaagtgagaaataaaccacttgtacaacataGGCACACAACATGTAATCATTCCTCCACTGTAAGAATTCCTCATATGAACAGAATGATAGGCATCAGCAAGCAaagtaggaactggatttcctaTTAAGAAGATCTTGATGGCATCCATGGCAAAGAAGTCATCAAAACTAGGAAAGAGGAACAATCCATAGATAAGTAGAGCAAAAACAACCTCAAAAGCATCCACACTCCTCATTCTAGCAAAATATTGAGCTTTGTTCATTAGAAACTTAGCTGTCAAACCAAGCACTTTTCCTTTTGTGGTCATGTGATCCCTGATCTCTGACAATTTCAAGTGAGTAGCCTTTGCAATGTCTTGATCTTTGGGATCTTCCTCCAAACCAGAAAATGGAGCTTGACTAGAAATAGGAACACCAATCAAATGAGAGTATTCTTCAAGTGTTGGCATAAGCTGATAGTTGGGGAAAGTGAAATAGTGATACACGAGATCATAAAACTGAATCAAAGTAGAAAGAAGTCCATCTTCCATGTTGATCTTTAAAAGAGAGAGCAAATGTCCATATCTTTTGCTGAAAGCCTCTGTGTCAACAACCAAAGATCCCAATCTCCTTAGGTCTTCTAACTTAGGACTCTTGAAAGTGTACTTTTGAGTCTTTTTCCTTCCAAAATCCATGATAAACCTAATGTTTGCAACAAAAGTtcctaagttccttgaaaactttgTTAAAAGAATGATGTTTGTGATGCATGGATGCCTGAATGCACAAACACACAAACAAGGGTCACACACAAATAGGGTTCAAAGGTTCGATGTTGCGAGCATGAGGCCATGGGTTTAACCATCCCAAATGTACTATGGGTTTATTTTGTACCTGTACAACGGGTTCTACAAAGGTTTCCAAAAATCATTGacccatctttcggatattatcaaCACGCCAATTACTCGGGAGttaataatattctcaagagaatctaatttgagtgtagtatcgtgtatCAACTATTTCAGATTTACACCTTCATAGTCATCGCACTACATCCTAAAGACCAAGTGGGGTAAAGGGGGTTactaaggtcctcagcttctcaggTTACCCAAATCAATATAGTATATGTTTTCACAATTGCTTGATCAACAATACTAATTGTAAAGGGAACCTCCACATGAGTGGTGGATTCTCAAGTCAGCTTGTCCTGGATTAAACTCCCTATAAGCCTTCTTGACTATACCACATCCTATCTTATTTATGTACACTCAAGTCCGGGTTAGGACTTAACTCACCACACAATGGATCACCCAAAAGAAAGGTCCAAACAAACAAGGAGAACAACTAATAATAACAAAACAAATATAATTAGAATAGGCTTAACTCTCTTTCAATGTCTCCCCGGTGAAGTCGTCATTTCTGTCGCGGTGAGAATCGGATATCAAGCTATTGTATTAACTTGAATCACAAAACATTATgttcaccaccgaactttaatttatccaagggaaagggaaaagatcgaataaaaccctaattatgcaatgtaaaaacaatgcgaagagatctaaaattcgggggttggttatactaagggaaggtattagcatcctcagtatctatagtatcctataggaaccttttgaaattatttgtgttatgttattatttggaaatgttttgttgggaaggacctaaaggttttattaagtTTGCTCGCCAAAACTTCGCGGTCAtgtgcctatgtatccttataaGGATGGAATCAGAGCAACCGTAGTTCACCTAACTAAGGGTGAAAGAACACTTGGTAGTGATCAAGGTTCCAAGGGAGGAAGTAAGTGTTCATAACAAACATACTTACAAGAGTTATAAACTCTTACTTAAATCTAAGTTGAAAGTGAGAATGactctaacaaggtcaaaggcaaactagggattgctaaactacctatgacattaagtcaataaagaggtctttcccttggatttaggcaaaaagataaacaaaatataagcaagatgaagaagatgttcaagcatgacatcaacaaatataagcacatgataaagaaagatgttcaagcatgacatcaacaaagataaacaaatggtaaataagatgttcaagcatgacatcaacaagaacaaacaaggatgaagaagatgttcaaacatgacatccacaaagttaattaaatgaagaagatgttcatacatgacatcaacaagaacaaacaaggatgaagaagatgttcaaacatgacatccacaaagataatcaaatgaagaagatgttcatacatgacatcaacaagaacaaacacatgataaagaagatgttcaagcatgacatcaacaaagatatgAAAGCATGATCATAATAATATCAAGCATGGTAGGTATACACATATGTACAACATGTGAACATGAACAAAGgtacaacaacatcaatcaaagatgtataaagttacatgaatatgaatgacatggatatatcatcatgaagaaacaaagatgaatgacaTAACAAATCATGGACATGTCTAT encodes:
- the LOC127131126 gene encoding uncharacterized protein LOC127131126, which encodes MDFGRKKTQKYTFKSPKLEDLRRLGSLVVDTEAFSKRYGHLLSLLKINMEDGLLSTLIQFYDLVYHYFTFPNYQLMPTLEEYSHLIGVPISSQAPFSGLEEDPKDQDIAKATHLKLSEIRDHMTTKGKVLGLTAKFLMNKAQYFARMRSVDAFEVVFALLIYGLFLFPSFDDFFAMDAIKIFLIGNPVPTLLADAYHSVHMRNSYSGGMITCCVPMLYKWFISHLPRSHAFGDLKDGLLWSHKIMSLTHSDIVWYSRDYDGVSIIDSCGGFSNVPLLGTKGGTSYNPILARRQLGYPMRDKLKNIHLEGLFFKECEDCKALKEKIVHAWRHVHKLEKKVLGKTNCVSLEPYLKWVQDRAISLKIPYPRQEPLPLADKEPTYIFMTDAEKLKIALTKVHRERDTWKNKYQIINNEDEELQRQLKMKNEEELSNKKRKVQEDLFSYGVQSNTPWKLIVDKLMLEKAEMEEQIKKLNLRLLGESP